In a single window of the Paenibacillus sp. MMS20-IR301 genome:
- a CDS encoding ABC transporter permease subunit: MKQLSLKRSGKKLKYAPLYLLMIPGIAYLLINNYLPMLGIFIAFKNINFTKGIFGSEWIGFQNFKYLFQTSDAYIITRNTILYNAVFIVLGTICAIAFAILLNEIKKKVLSRFYQSVIVLPHLISFVVVGYLAYAGLSLETGFMNKTVLPLLGIDPISWYTEPKYWPFILTIIHLWKSIGFSCIIFLASIISIDTEYYEAATLDGASKWAQIRSITIPLITPVIVMLTLLGIGRIFYSDFGLFYQVPMNAGFISDTTSVIDTYVYKGLMVSGDMGMASAAGVYQSIVGFILVLGANLLVRRFSKDNALF; encoded by the coding sequence ATGAAGCAGCTGAGCTTAAAGCGAAGCGGGAAGAAGCTTAAATATGCCCCCTTGTATCTGCTGATGATTCCGGGAATCGCCTATCTGCTGATCAACAATTATCTGCCGATGCTGGGGATATTCATTGCTTTCAAAAACATTAATTTCACTAAGGGCATCTTCGGCAGCGAGTGGATCGGATTTCAGAATTTCAAATATTTGTTCCAGACGAGCGACGCTTATATCATTACGAGAAATACGATTCTTTACAATGCGGTGTTCATCGTACTGGGAACGATATGTGCCATTGCCTTTGCCATTCTGCTCAATGAGATTAAGAAAAAGGTGCTGTCCCGGTTCTATCAGAGTGTTATTGTCCTGCCGCATCTGATTTCATTCGTAGTGGTCGGTTACTTGGCCTATGCCGGACTGAGCCTGGAGACAGGGTTCATGAATAAAACAGTCCTGCCGCTTCTGGGAATAGATCCGATTTCTTGGTATACCGAACCGAAGTACTGGCCGTTCATCTTAACGATTATTCATCTGTGGAAATCCATCGGCTTCAGCTGCATTATCTTTCTTGCTTCTATTATAAGTATCGATACGGAATACTATGAAGCTGCAACGCTGGACGGAGCCTCCAAGTGGGCGCAGATCCGCTCAATTACCATTCCTCTGATTACGCCGGTTATTGTCATGCTGACCCTGCTTGGCATCGGGCGGATATTCTATTCTGATTTCGGGCTGTTCTATCAGGTGCCGATGAATGCCGGATTTATTTCAGATACAACGAGCGTAATTGATACTTATGTCTACAAGGGGCTGATGGTATCCGGGGATATGGGTATGGCATCGGCTGCGGGTGTCTATCAGTCCATCGTCGGCTTCATCCTGGTACTCGGGGCGAATCTGCTTGTACGCAGATTCAGCAAAGATAATGCTTTATTCTAA